A window from Cryptomeria japonica chromosome 1, Sugi_1.0, whole genome shotgun sequence encodes these proteins:
- the LOC131875504 gene encoding uncharacterized protein LOC131875504 gives MGYIYEGMDRAKEAIRFVYGADESKYGPIWEIIDRKWHHQLHRPIHAAAYYLNPAFSFIPSFKADVEVLNGLYAIMEKMGPAGTSQIDLFRELQMFLDAQGETFSRPVAKDGRTTMMPDHWWNFFGPETPNIQKLAIRILSQPCSASGCERNWSMFEHIHSKRRNRLFVEKMNDLVFVHYNLRLRMRKNATVDMSPIILDEVDLEAKWANENQTAPGTPAAVFSDDDIDWIDQIDIEAEAVAMAEEE, from the exons atgggctatatatatgagggcatggatagggcgaaggaggccatcagattcgtctatggagcagatgagagcaagtatggtcccatttgggagatcattgataggaaatggcatcatcagcttcataggcccatccatgcggcagcctattatctgaatccggcattcagttttatcccttctttcaaggctgatgtggaggtccttaatgggctatatgcaatcatggagaagatgggacctgctggtacttctcagatagacctttttcgagagctacagatgttcttagatgcacaaggggagaccttctctcgtcctgtcgccaaagacggtaggacaactatgatgccag atcattggtggaacttttttggcccagagacaccaaatattcagaagttggccattcgcatcttgagccaaccatgcagcgcatcaggttgtgagcgcaattggagtatgtttgagcacatacactccaagaggcgcaatagattatttgtggagaagatgaatgatctcgtctttgttcactacaacctccgcctaagaatgagaaagaatgcaacagttgacatgtctcctatcattctagatgaggttgatcttgaagcaaagtgggccaatgagaatcagacagctcctgggactcctgcagctgtatttagtgatgatgacattgattggattgaccaaatagatatagaggctgaggctgtagccatggcagaggaggagtag